In Lactobacillus sp. PV012, one genomic interval encodes:
- the rpmG gene encoding 50S ribosomal protein L33: MAEHIILECTECGDRSYLSEKNKRKHPERLTLKKYCPVERKATLHRETK, translated from the coding sequence ATGGCAGAACACATTATTCTTGAATGTACTGAATGTGGTGACAGAAGTTACTTATCTGAAAAGAATAAGCGTAAACACCCAGAACGTTTAACTTTAAAGAAGTATTGCCCAGTTGAAAGAAAGGCAACCCTTCACCGCGAAACTAAGTAA
- a CDS encoding 5-formyltetrahydrofolate cyclo-ligase: MDKKEVRQHQIKLLKEFSKTSQKLEEDKILMQQLLASAEVKKAHSIGISFSMDFEVNTQEIIEKLWQAGKEVYIPRCLPKRQMEFTKFTTDTVLTTTSFGVKENHEKNAQVKNDLDLLVVPLLAFSSENHARLGFGGGYYDRFLAKYSSNAISLVNSKQLYQKNIWEIEKTDVPIRKYLTI; the protein is encoded by the coding sequence ATGGATAAAAAAGAAGTTAGACAACATCAAATAAAACTCCTCAAAGAGTTTAGTAAGACGTCACAAAAGTTAGAAGAAGATAAGATTTTAATGCAGCAACTTTTGGCAAGTGCTGAAGTGAAAAAAGCTCACTCAATTGGGATTAGTTTTTCAATGGACTTTGAAGTTAATACCCAAGAAATTATTGAAAAGCTATGGCAAGCAGGTAAAGAAGTTTATATTCCACGTTGCTTGCCAAAAAGACAAATGGAATTTACCAAATTTACTACAGATACTGTGTTAACAACTACATCTTTTGGGGTTAAAGAAAATCACGAAAAAAATGCGCAAGTCAAAAATGATTTGGATTTACTAGTAGTTCCTTTGTTAGCTTTTTCTTCAGAAAATCATGCTCGTTTAGGATTTGGTGGCGGGTACTATGATCGCTTTTTGGCTAAGTATTCATCAAATGCAATTTCTTTGGTAAACTCTAAACAGTTATATCAAAAAAATATCTGGGAAATTGAGAAGACAGATGTTCCAATTAGAAAATATCTTACAATTTAA
- a CDS encoding rhomboid family intramembrane serine protease: MKKFRSSTYVTNTILIILFLIFIGETLLGGSTNINTLIRMGGENNQLIALKGQWWRLFTAQFLHIGWLHLASNAVMIYYLGQYMEPMLGHLRFLIVYLLSGVGGNLLSFGLGSDATVTAGASTALFGLFGALIAIYVANRKIGPVAELGKQAIALAVINIGLDFFAPGINVLGHIGGLFAGFFLEIIFGSRNLRNYHNKLKVLAGVVLIIFVVFCVSRGMRIAN, from the coding sequence GTGAAAAAATTTCGTTCAAGTACTTATGTCACAAATACAATTTTGATTATCTTATTTTTAATATTTATTGGTGAAACTCTTTTAGGAGGTTCAACAAATATTAATACTTTGATTAGGATGGGTGGAGAAAATAACCAGTTAATTGCACTTAAGGGGCAATGGTGGCGTCTTTTTACAGCGCAGTTTTTACATATTGGTTGGCTTCACTTAGCCTCAAATGCGGTCATGATTTATTATCTTGGTCAATATATGGAACCAATGCTAGGTCATTTACGTTTTTTAATTGTGTATTTGCTTAGTGGTGTTGGAGGTAACTTATTAAGCTTTGGCTTAGGTAGTGATGCAACAGTTACTGCTGGAGCTTCAACAGCTTTGTTTGGACTTTTTGGGGCCTTAATTGCAATTTATGTAGCTAATCGAAAAATAGGTCCAGTAGCAGAATTAGGTAAACAAGCAATTGCGTTAGCAGTCATCAATATTGGCTTAGACTTTTTTGCACCAGGAATTAATGTTTTAGGTCATATTGGTGGTCTATTTGCTGGATTTTTCTTAGAAATTATTTTTGGCTCCCGTAATTTGCGTAATTATCACAATAAGCTCAAGGTATTAGCTGGCGTAGTCTTAATTATTTTTGTAGTCTTTTGTGTCAGTCGAGGAATGAGGATTGCAAATTGA
- a CDS encoding YqgQ family protein, giving the protein MRNLYDVQQLLKKFNILVHVGKRKWDIELMGLELDNLNRADVISKKEYMSAKMILRHEHEIEVQKEKKNLQD; this is encoded by the coding sequence TTGAGAAATTTATATGATGTGCAGCAACTCCTTAAAAAATTTAATATCTTGGTTCATGTTGGAAAAAGAAAATGGGATATTGAATTAATGGGATTAGAATTAGATAATTTAAACAGGGCAGATGTAATTTCTAAAAAAGAATACATGAGTGCAAAAATGATTTTGCGCCATGAACATGAAATTGAAGTCCAAAAAGAAAAGAAAAACTTACAAGACTAG